The following proteins are encoded in a genomic region of Oncorhynchus kisutch isolate 150728-3 linkage group LG18, Okis_V2, whole genome shotgun sequence:
- the LOC109908906 gene encoding uncharacterized protein LOC109908906, producing MYRSRVSPYGQGSMERHHHHVVIHGVCIALAMFSQVASETFHVLASGTNSGGLFMTTLDNVSESFPLEVTMDCWADNTWIMLRLWSSAWLIHSLFTVFQRNVFGPVSCNPEIHPPSFYLIWTMINVAKITWLFLWDRHDLLPSLFFKWVIPIHSFQMLYVSYRNLHNHRTWLAINNPKEPWWTRYLTQNGLAVFGWWTLLEALVSLGVVLRYQAGLPDPLVSSMVLTLLLLGMLIWFVFESFIFSKYIRYTFTVFPVLVVGLGAMFTRSYRVHDLAPNTVYCGFLMLAATVLNCIRLIAACFYPDDTSNYLTKEPNRKPDFCKTVCQPMGKDSTMASQTGFVNPVFCNNLDN from the exons ATGTACCGCTCCCGTGTGTCTCCGTATGGCCAGGGCAGTATGGAGAGACATCATCACCATGTGGTCATACACGGTGTGTGTATCGCTCTGGCCATGTTTAGCCAGGTGGCTTCCGAGACCTTCCATGTTCTAGCATCAGGGACCAACTCTGGCG GTCTGTTTATGACCACATTGGATAATGTCTCTGAGTCCTTTCCTCTGGAGGTGACCATGGACTGCTGGGCAGACAACACCTGGATCATGCTTCGGCTATGGAGCAGTGCTTGGCTCATACACTCTCTATTTACTGTGTTCCAGAg GAATGTGTTTGGCCCAGTCTCCTGCAACCCTGAGATTCACCCTCCGTCATTCTATCTGATCTGGACTATGATCAACGTGGCAAAGATCACCTGGCTGTTTCTTTGGGACAGGCA TGACCTTCTACCATCCCTGTTTTTTAAATGGGTTATCCCAATTCACAGCTTCCAAATGCTGTATGTGTCCTACCGAAACCTGCACAATCACAGAACCTGGCTGGCCATCAATAACCCTAAAGAACCCTGGTGGACCCGCTATCTG ACCCAGAACGGACTGGCTGTATTTGGCTGGTGGACTCTCCTGGAGGCCCTGGTCAGTCTGGGAGTTGTGCTGCGGTACCAGGCTGGGCTACCTGATCCTCTGGTCAGCTCAATGGTGCTCACTCTACTTCTCCTTGGGATGCTCATCTG GTTTGTCTTTGAGAGCTTCATATTCTCCAAGTACATCCGCTACACGTTTACTGTCTTCCCTGTGTTGGTTGTGGGCCTGGGAGCCATGTTCACCAGAAGCTATCGTGTCCATGACCTTGCTCCtaacacagtctactgtg GGTTCCTTATGCTTGCGGCAACTGTCCTGAACTGTATCCGTTTGATCGCTGCATGCTTTTACCCAGATGACACCTCcaactatttgaccaaggagccCAACCGTAAACCTGACTTCTGCAAGACTGTATGCCAACCGATGGGGAAGGACAGCACAATGGCTTCACAAACTGGTTTTGTGAATCCTGTCTTCTGTAATAACTTAGACAATTAA